The Bombus pascuorum chromosome 5, iyBomPasc1.1, whole genome shotgun sequence genome segment AAGGTGTCattgaaattgcaaatttgGGCACGAGCTGCTAAACGGGATCAGTGGGATACCCTAGGAAAGAATCCTGAACAACAAGTAcaagaaacaatatttttcaaattaatggACCTTGCACATTTTACTGGTACCTTATTAATTTTCGATTTGAAAAaatagtttaattatttaagttaaGTAATATAtaccaataaaatatattctgttttatttataacaagGTGATCAAGTAAACGAATTTCTTCCGCCAGTTGATATGCTTTTGGTAGAACCTGAACTGGGAGAGCTTGCTGCATCGAGTAATTTTCAATTCCTCATCAAATTTGTGTATGAGTATgcatataacaattattaatctACCTGAACAATTGTaagtaaaaacaaaatttgtatttttctaagtaataaataaatttctacgcaatataatagtataaattttatagtaaaaaattttataagtatCCATAGAAGAACttgaaatataacaaatttcacATGAATACTCGAAATACAGATAAggctaaaatatttaatgagaTCAATACTGCATTTTTATCCGCAGAATTATCATAATGAACATTTTGCTGATTCGTTCTTATGATATATCTTACTTGATCCGGTGTTTTACAGTCGATTTctgaaattgttattatattaaaagactTTGTTAGatgtattatttgtaatagTTAATAGTTACCTGCACATTTATATAAAGAAGTTACGTTTTGCGtacgaagataaaaattagGACAAGACAAAGTACTAGTACATTTAAAGTGATCAGTTAATGTAACTTCTTTGTAACCAGATAATTCTGCACATTgcaaattttgtttatcatTAGGTTTAAATCCTACCCATACACAGGCTTTCATTGTACCATAGCCAAAAGTATGaatctgaaaaattaatattataataagaatGAAAAGCAAAGTAACGGTAGTTGTAAAATagtccgttttttttttttaaatacaaaccGTAACTActatctttttcatatttcgtttCCAGTGTGAATGTATTCTGTAAGTAATAGATTTTGAAGGACTAATATAATCTTCCCATTGGGgaatgacatttttatttatatttacatctgCAACTGTCGCAGGTCGTAATGTTCGTGGAACTAAAAATgtacagagagaaagagagaagaaaataaatattttacatttaaaattttataatatatatcatattgaTTACTTAAGTAGTAAAACGTACTTCTCGATACGTATTGAGTAATAGTGTCaatattggaattttttattatataatcttCCTCCCATAAAGTAAatgattcaaataaattttcgttaTATGGagatacataatatacaaaatggaCTTCTGAAAAGTTAATGGAAAAAgagattattgaaattaaccTTTTGTAAtccatattttaaatttatatatttacctGGATGAGCGTGTTTTAGTTGAcgcaataatattattattgattcTTTCTCATTATTGGACATGTGAGCTAATGGAATTAAGAGTATAACTACCTGaccaaaatttccaattatttgatttttgtaaTTGTACTCCCAAGTTCTTTTCAAGTAAATAGATACCGTTTCCAAAACTCgggtaaaattaaatttcgtaggccctataaatatattatttacaatcacataaaagaaaataataaatatttttatgaaacaatCAATCTTACACGTTGTATTAGTAAAGTTGTTTAATGCTTGAAACGCGATTGATGGACTGTTTGTAACATTTAACATCCATTTTCCTGAAGTACCATGTATTATTCCCATTTTTGATCCATACATTGATACATCCAAATCTTGTATAAGAGTTCTAAAACATACAGAgttgtagaaataaaaatatgaaatacaatatgaaatatgatatACACTGTAGCTTACGAAAGAAAGTCTATTGTATATTCTATTGTCCATGCACCATCAAATGCAATCAGTGCTTCTACTTGGGGTTGATTTATTTGATGACAAGGTAACTTAGGGAACAAATGATTCCTTGCATAAGTATAAAACTTTTCAATTGCAATATCAACCAGTTGTTTCAATGCTTCAGGAGAAATATACGCAATGCTTTTACGATAAGCTAACATCTGAGCTATGGCATAAGTCTTACAAAcgatatttgcaaattaaaatataggataatatagatataaatatactataatttcatttataattataagtaaCCTGTTCATTTAAAATAGTCTTTGGCACTGCATATAAAAAGGCTTGTGCTCGATCACAAGCTTTCACATTTGCATTAAACGTGACACCTTCATATGAGTAATACATTTCCAAAATTTGACTAAGTCGAAGGCTGTAAAAGTCCTGAATCCAGGTTGGTAAATAAGTTGCAATAATCATCCctgaaaaatttttcaaataaatatttggtaGATATTTAAGAATACAGAAGATATCGTTAATTTACCATCAATGCCTCCTATTAATTCAGCTCGAGTTACATCAAAATTGTTATGTAAACTTGTGAGATAATAAATTGTCGGACGCATCATACTTTGCCAGAATCCTGTTGCACCGAGAGTCATATTATTTGCTAGTAAAGGTCCTTGGTACACAACCATTTCCGCTAATTCGCCTAATTAAACGGGATCTTCGGTACATTAATACCACATAACACATGTATATCATTACATAGTATGTAATGTAAAGTATAacataacaatattttatacctGCAACTGTTGTCAACCatatattatcaattttcataGATGAAACATTTAAAGTATTGTACCACATAAATGGTTTATGAATCGCTCGACTTCTTGGAAGAACAAAATCGACCTCTTCTTCATTAAATTGTAAACTATATGTATCTGTAGAATTCATTTCTAATGTAAAAGGAACATTATCAAATGAGACTTTATGATAAAAACAAgtataataatgttatacctGAAGGAGATATATCCAAGCTTGTGATTAATTGATTTACAGCAACATTTTGATGTTGGAGAGATGCAGCAATTGCTCCTATAATTGCACCAGGAGTAATAGTACCATATTGTGTTAGAACCACTCCTTGTTGCCTTGGACAATTCCATGTATCATTaaacatagtattacctaaataataattttttatttttattactttaaatatcttcttccttttttaataattacctGTTAGTTTTTCTATGATATGACTACATGATTTATGTTTGCTTTTATTGTAAGGTTCcaaaattgtatttgaaaTAGCTTCATGAAGCATACATCGCTCTTCTTGTGAAAGTATATGAACTGGCAAAGCTTTTGTATTTCCTGGAACTAATTCTTTTATCAATTCATGTTTAATATGTTGTGTACCAGTCCCACTGAATGGAAGTACATTTTCTGTAACTTGAATATTCTCTTGATATTCAACACCATCGAACTTAAatctgtaatttataaaatatatttactattttgCAGTAAAACAAacagatattaataattagatgTTACAACCTGTGTAATATTGATGAAGACATTATTCTCATATCTGTTATTGAATAACAttgtttttccattttctgtATGATGTCTACTAATATACGCAAGTTCAATGGAAGTCGGGGATTTAATATTGCATTGTTTCTATAACATTCTCTGAGTGATTTTGGTATAGTTGTTTGCGAccatattaattgtaattctattatgtaaaaaaatgcttagtataaaattgtaatttatttatttaatttataatctatttcataactaatatatatattaatatatattgtgacAACTTACCGCACCATATCAtcaataatacaattttattaaatgccataattacattattaaaaagCCATactatattattgaaaatctaACATTTATACTTTGTTCATATCTACTTGAATCTTATAATGATTCACTGACATGTACAAATCAAAAGAACTCATCATCTATTTGATACTtgataagataataataagtaGAAACACctagatttttttaaatgaaattcttaaGTTTACAaagagatttttaattattaacaattctAGTCGGatattatactataaatattaatttaaatttaaattaggaagaaattattatattgctttaataaaaatttatttatttgtgtaataaaatatactaatatttaatttttaaagaatataatatatacaaacaataatagacaaaattatttaattaattaatttaattatccaattaattattgattgaCTCTatttgttttgaaattttgaaaatacctGTTTTAGTAAAGATACCTGTAATAAAGTCGGAGTTGTTACTCATGTATTATCTTATCTAATAGGTATCATGATATCTTTGGATAGGTGTGGTATATTGCTTTGCTGAACAGAGTTGGAAAGATATCATACATTCTGTATTGGAAGTAACTGAAAATCATTTGCAgtaagtaatttataatttcctgaatgtaatttcattgttttatAGCTGTTTCttgaagtataaaatatatttagctaaatacaatatatttttatatatttttata includes the following:
- the LOC132907309 gene encoding uncharacterized protein LOC132907309 isoform X1 produces the protein MAFNKIVLLMIWCELQLIWSQTTIPKSLRECYRNNAILNPRLPLNLRILVDIIQKMEKQCYSITDMRIMSSSILHRFKFDGVEYQENIQVTENVLPFSGTGTQHIKHELIKELVPGNTKALPVHILSQEERCMLHEAISNTILEPYNKSKHKSCSHIIEKLTGNTMFNDTWNCPRQQGVVLTQYGTITPGAIIGAIAASLQHQNVAVNQLITSLDISPSEMNSTDTYSLQFNEEEVDFVLPRSRAIHKPFMWYNTLNVSSMKIDNIWLTTVAGELAEMVVYQGPLLANNMTLGATGFWQSMMRPTIYYLTSLHNNFDVTRAELIGGIDGMIIATYLPTWIQDFYSLRLSQILEMYYSYEGVTFNANVKACDRAQAFLYAVPKTILNEQTYAIAQMLAYRKSIAYISPEALKQLVDIAIEKFYTYARNHLFPKLPCHQINQPQVEALIAFDGAWTIEYTIDFLSTLIQDLDVSMYGSKMGIIHGTSGKWMLNVTNSPSIAFQALNNFTNTTWPTKFNFTRVLETVSIYLKRTWEYNYKNQIIGNFGQVVILLIPLAHMSNNEKESIIILLRQLKHAHPEVHFVYYVSPYNENLFESFTLWEEDYIIKNSNIDTITQYVSRIPRTLRPATVADVNINKNVIPQWEDYISPSKSITYRIHSHWKRNMKKIVVTIHTFGYGTMKACVWVGFKPNDKQNLQCAELSGYKEVTLTDHFKCTSTLSCPNFYLRTQNVTSLYKCAEIDCKTPDQVRYIIRTNQQNVHYDNSADKNAVLISLNILALSVFRVFM
- the LOC132907309 gene encoding uncharacterized protein LOC132907309 isoform X2; this translates as MAFNKIVLLMIWCELQLIWSQTTIPKSLRECYRNNAILNPRLPLNLRILVDIIQKMEKQCYSITDMRIMSSSILHRFKFDGVEYQENIQVTENVLPFSGTGTQHIKHELIKELVPGNTKALPVHILSQEERCMLHEAISNTILEPYNKSKHKSCSHIIEKLTGNTMFNDTWNCPRQQGVVLTQYGTITPGAIIGAIAASLQHQNVAVNQLITSLDISPSDTYSLQFNEEEVDFVLPRSRAIHKPFMWYNTLNVSSMKIDNIWLTTVAGELAEMVVYQGPLLANNMTLGATGFWQSMMRPTIYYLTSLHNNFDVTRAELIGGIDGMIIATYLPTWIQDFYSLRLSQILEMYYSYEGVTFNANVKACDRAQAFLYAVPKTILNEQTYAIAQMLAYRKSIAYISPEALKQLVDIAIEKFYTYARNHLFPKLPCHQINQPQVEALIAFDGAWTIEYTIDFLSTLIQDLDVSMYGSKMGIIHGTSGKWMLNVTNSPSIAFQALNNFTNTTWPTKFNFTRVLETVSIYLKRTWEYNYKNQIIGNFGQVVILLIPLAHMSNNEKESIIILLRQLKHAHPEVHFVYYVSPYNENLFESFTLWEEDYIIKNSNIDTITQYVSRIPRTLRPATVADVNINKNVIPQWEDYISPSKSITYRIHSHWKRNMKKIVVTIHTFGYGTMKACVWVGFKPNDKQNLQCAELSGYKEVTLTDHFKCTSTLSCPNFYLRTQNVTSLYKCAEIDCKTPDQVRYIIRTNQQNVHYDNSADKNAVLISLNILALSVFRVFM